One window from the genome of Haloprofundus halobius encodes:
- a CDS encoding DUF7472 family protein — protein MELDGETLREIIVSVVAVSLFIVAVLFIGTSYGGSNLDPTGGLALVASIALFVVLMALVGLFLSR, from the coding sequence ATGGAACTCGATGGGGAGACGCTGCGTGAAATCATCGTCTCCGTTGTCGCCGTCAGCCTCTTCATCGTCGCCGTTCTCTTCATCGGAACGAGCTACGGCGGGTCGAACCTCGACCCGACGGGCGGTCTCGCGCTCGTCGCTAGCATCGCGCTGTTCGTCGTGCTGATGGCTCTCGTCGGACTCTTTCTCTCGCGGTAG